GCTTGCCTCGATGGCGAAGAATCCGTCGGCTTCCGTGACGGCGCGTCCCACGTCGGAAGCCACTCGCACGGCACGCACGGGCGCCCTGTCGTGCGTGACGAGGCGACCCATGACCGTGACGGTTTTCATGACTCGGACCTTCTGGTACGCCACGCCTCCCTTGTTGACGTGATAGCTGCTTGTTGTCGGTTGCAGTGAAGCGGCAGGGGCCGAGGTTTGGTCAAAGTAATATTGGATACTGCCTTTTTCGAAAGCACTGACTGGGAAGATATTTCGTCCCCGCGTCATGTCGATGACCGTACCATTCATATTTCGCGCATGCAGTTTGATGTCGCGGCTCTCCGTTTCGACGTCGACAATCATTGCGGCCTGACTGGTGGCCAGATTGGATAATCCCGACACGCCGATGGCATCGGGACTGGCGACCACGGTGCTGGATATATTGATCCCCCCACCGGCTTCTCCCCCGTTGGACGAGCGCGAGGCATACGCGTCACCGCGTACGAATTCATGTTGAAATTGTGTTGTGCCGCCTAGCCCAAAACCCAGCCTGTCGATAGAGGCATTGGCGCCAACGGATGTGAAGAACCCGCCGTCCAATTCCCGTCGCACACCCATCGATGCGAATTGATTGCGTCCCTCTCCCCCGTCGCTGACGCCCAGGCTGGCGTTGTAGTTGTTGCGATCCTTGCTTAAATAGATGCTGAGCCCCAGCTCCGCCCCTCGATTGCGGGAGGGAGCGGAAGAACTGTTTGGACGATCGAACAGGGAAACTCGCCATGTGCAATCAACACCGAATACGGCATGTCGATGCGACAACGACAGTTCACCGCCGAATCCCCGGCTTCTTCCCCGACTGAATGTGGCTCGTGATGTCAGGCTGGAAGTTGGGGACAGGCGATGGCTCCACGTAAGTGCCGTGTCGTGTACGGTTCCCGGCTGCGAACGGTTGCGTTTGCTGGCGTGCTGCCAGCTTCGGTTGTGGCTCAGGCTGAGGCTGCCGCTGCGATATGGAAAAAGGAGTTGTATATCGCCCCCCATACCATGTTTGCTCGAACGAAAAACGTTACCGTAGCAGCGGGCGAGTTCGGAAATCTGCCAGTCGATCGAAATGCCGAACACATTGGCGCCGCCCCCGCGCTGCGCGGTCGCTCCCAGCACTACACGTGGAGTCGCCAAATAGTTGACCGCGGCGCCGGCCGAAAGCGCATGCGAAGCCGTGTCGCGTACAATATCGCGCTCCTGTCCCGCGAACAGTGCATAACGCCATGGTTGCGTGGGATCCCGCCAGTTATTCGGCTTGTAAATAAGTTCCTGCTGTGAGGAGACGACCTTTCCGTCCTCCACAATGCGAACCTCGACCTCGTAGATTCCTCCGGGCAGTGAATACGTGTCTACCACCTGCAGTCCGGGTTGAACTGGTTGGGCAAAAATCAATACGCGATCGCGCAGAATTTCGACCACGGAAGGGCGATTTGCAGTGACGTACACCGGATAGAGGCTGGGTCGCTGACCGTCGATGACGAGCGTATCGGATGTGCCGTACAAAACGCCAAGTGTGGTTGCCGCCAATCCGCCGGGGGTGCGGGGAGTGCGCACACCGGAGGCAAGGTCGGGAACAAAGACACCTGCGCGGAAAAATTGGCCTTCGAATTCCCGCTGCACGTACAGGCTTGGGATCGCATACGCTTGCTGATCCGAGTGTTTGCCGCCACTTAATCCCGTCAGCAAGCTTCCCGAAAATCCCCACTGGCCGATACTGCCTAACGCATCGACGGAGTAGCGGCCGGTGACGCCTTGCCCATTGCCGCCGACGGCATTCAGGAAGTTGTTCACGATCAGGCCGTTGCTATTACCTTGCGGGCGAGCATGATACTTCTGCTTAGCTCCATTTTGTTCCGCTTGGCTGGTCACGATGGACAGTACCGAATCCTGTAGGTTGTAGTGGATGGCAAGCAGATCGCTGCAATTTTCCTCGCATGCTCCCAACGTTCGTGGACCTTTTAACAACTGCATGATCTTCTCTCGGTCGGCGTCGCCTGACGTTGCCCCATGCTCCTGGCGCTCCAACTCAATTAGATGAACCTCTCCCTCCCGGCTCAGAGTAATCGTTGCGCTCCCAGCCGGGCGGCCGTTGTAATCGACGCTGACCATCAAAGGAACGTCAAAAAAGTGCTCCGCGAAATCAGTCGGGAGATTCTCCGCTTGGGTCAACAACTCCGTGCCGCGTTGCTTCGCGTCGATGTTTGCGCAAGCTTCGAATTGGAGAGCCAATCCCAGGGCGACACAAGCTGCCCTACAGAAAGCTGCGCGATTCACTTTTGCCACTCAATCAAATATCTCAAGCGAAACGACTCTCACATCACCGCCCGCAGCGGGGATGCGGGACTTGCCGCGGGTCAATTCGGTGCAAGCTGGACTGAGCAGTTCTCCGGCCTGATGACGCCGTTGATCCTCTTTCCGTCGCCGGCACAGGCGGCTACGACGCTGTGTACTTCGGGCGTAATGGCAGGCGAAAACACAGCAAGGGTGCTGCTGAGCGGAGAGCCCCGACTACGACCTTCATCGATGAGTTTTTCGCGCGCTGCCAGCCGCTGTTCGAGCGCGATGCTCTCCACGTCCGACGCACAACGCTTCGGGGCGTCGGTGCAAACAAGTCGACCTGCGGTGGCCGCATTTGAAGCGCGCCCCGCAGATGTACCCTTCGCGCCATGCTTCTGGCGCGAAGGATGCTCCAGCGGAGCCGCCTGAACAAAGGGGAAGATATTCCCAGGTCCGGCTGCCCGATTGCTGGCAGACTCGATCGCAGTGTACGAACCTGCTTTCGCTCCCGAGCTCTGCCGTCTACAGCTTGGGCTCGAACGTGATGGTGAGAGCCCCTCGATACTCGCCTGCGCTCAGGGGCTGGCTGCCAACGGGGCGAGGAGCCAGTAGGACGCCGGAGATGTAGCGGCCGCCCGACACCTCTCGGATGTCACCAGTCGCCACGTCCCCCTCGGCATCTGCCACGATTACCTCAAGCTTGGCGTCCGGCATTTCAGTATGTGTCAGGAGTGGGCCCTTCTCTCCCCAGTTTGGGGAGTCAAACTTCACTCGAACAGCATCACAATCGGTGTTGAAGTCAAAGTCAAGCTTGTAGAGCCACTGGCGTTTTCCATCCCAGCTTTGCGGGATCCGAAGAGGTATCGGTTGGCCCGCGACAACGTATGGATCAACCGATTCAACATCGAGAGTGCCTTGCTTCACGGGAACCTCGCCGGTGAGAGCAACGTTCAGGTTGGCGGAAGGCGGTGTGGTTTCGGCGCCAGCGGAAAACGCCAAAGAGGCGGCCATGGTGGCCAGTACAATATGTTTTAACAGCATTATTCAATCGTCGTTTCGAAAACCAGAGGAAGTTGCGCCGTGTATTTTCCCGGGACTGCGCCACTTTCCGTCTTTCCCTGAGCCTTCGAGGAAATGAAGAGTTGGATTTCCTTTCCTTGCTTTGCGTCGACTGCATTGACAATCGAGGTCGACGTTCCGGTCAGCACCTTGCCATTCACTTGGGGAACGAGCGCATAGTAGGCGTCAGTATCCGTTTCGTGAGTCGTGCGAGGGTCGTGGTTGTCAGCAAGCCTCACACTGACGTTGCCGACGTTGCTTTTCACCTTAATGCCCAAAGCAATATCGTTGAATCTCTTTTGCGTGTTATCCCAGGTCAGGTTTTGAGCCTCCGCCTGATTCCAGTTGACAGGGGTAACTTCAAAGCTTGGGACAAAAGGCACGATTGCCTGGAGTTGAATGTCAAACGATTTTCGGTTGGTTTGATCGGCGTGAGCGGGACTGGCAAACATTGAAGCGCTGGCGAGCGCGAGCATTGCGATTTTGACGGCAGAGTGTTTCATCTTTACTTTAAGAAAAAAAAGCGTTGCATTGATTTAACTCATTTTTCATGAGTCCAATGGGAAGGCAAAATCAGTGTGTTAATTAGGTGCCAGTATGGGATCGAAAACAAGGGTAAAATGAGTTCCATATTTGCCAGGCATCATCGTCTCGTGGCTATTTCTTCCTGTCATTTTTATGCCGAAATAAAGTTTTTCACCTCTGGATGCGCGGAAATTTGTTATAAAGAACGGCTTTTTCTTGTCATACAGGATGTCCGCGCTGGTGGGAGTGGAGCCGAGTTTTGCTAAAAGATGGCTGGACAGATAGTAGTCAGGGTTTTCGTCATGGAATAGGCGCGTTATTGGGCCCTTGATGAGGGTGGCCTGATTGAGCAACGTAATTCCAATCCTTTCATACGAACTGACAATGTCAAACGACAGGAGTTGTTGAATACTGAGGTCTGAAAGGGAGACATTCAGTGGGGAACTCAAGTTCACACTGGGCGTAACCTTGAGAAAATCCCGTTCTACAGGGACGTCGCCGGTGAGAGCAACGTTCAGGTTGGCGGAGGGCGGTGTGGTTTCGGCGCCAGCGGAAAACGCCAAAGAGGCGGCCATGGTGGCCAGTACAATATGTTTTATCAGCATTATTCAATCGTCGTTTCGAAAACCAGAGGAAGTTGCGCCGTGTATTTTCCCGGGACTGCGCCACTTTCCGTCTTTCCCTGAGCCTTCGAGGAAATGAAGAGTTGGATTTCCTTTCCTTGCTTCGCGTCGACTGCATTGACAATCGAGGTCGACGTTCCGGTCAGCACCTTGCCATTCACTTGGGGAACGAGCGCATAGTAGGCGTCAGTATCCGTTTCGTGAGTCGTGCGAGGGTCGTGGTTGTCAGCAAGCCTCACACTGACGTTGCCGACGTTGCTTTTCACCTTAATGCCCAAAGCAATATCGTTGAATCTCTTTTGCGTGTTATCCCATGTCAGGTTTTGAGCCTCTGCCTGATTCCAGTTGACAGGGGTAACTTCAAAGCTTGGGACAAAAGGCACGATTGCCTGGAGTTGAATGTCAAACGATTTTCGGTTGGTGTGGTCGGCGTGAGCGGGACTGGCAAACATTGAAGCGCTGGCGAGCGCGAGCATTGCGATTTTGACGGCAGAGTGTTTCATCTTTACTTTAAGAAAAAATAAAAGCGTTGCATTGATTTAACTCATTTTTCATGAGTCCAGTGGGAGGGCGTTGGCAGTGTTTGCGATGAATTTCTATATTATTTAAGCCAGTCGATCTATATGTTCTTTATTCCCCATTTTGCAACTAAACTCCCGCTCAAACGAGCGAAGCGCAACATCTTACGGCCGAAGTCCTGAGGCGAATTTCAAATTTTGATCATTCAGCTGATCAATTTGGACACCAAGTTCCTGAACACGCTGTTGCTCTGACATGAGGGATTGGCTCTGGGACGCGACGCTCCGACGTTCAAACTGCAGCGGCTCAATCCAGCGACGCAAAGCGGATTCGGCAACACACGCGGAGCGAGCACTGCATCGTCGGCATGGAGTCAGAACGAAGCGTGGCCCGCCAGCCAATTGATCGCTGCGAAAGGGGAAAGGGATGGGGATGGTGGACCGATGCCGCTGGGCGGCACCTTGCCGGGGCCGTGCGATTCATTCCTCGTTGCTTGTGAGCGACTTTGAGTGCCACTGCATTCCAAAAGGCTTTTTCAGCCTTTTTCAGAAAACCCCGTTTTCTATCCGGACGGGGCTTTCCTATGCAGATCGACTCCGACGCAGTGGTTTGACCTTTTCGGGCTGGCGCCGGTACGAGCGCGGTGTGGTCTACATCGTCGTGTGCGAGAGCGAAGCGCAGGCGTGTTCAATCGACTCCACATCACTCGGCACTTTGGCCCAAGGGTCATGTCAAGTGACGTACCGGGAAATGGGAAGTCATGCGAGTGCTTCGTTCCAGCCAACTTGTGGTCCCCGCTATGCTCGGCTTGATGTTCGAATCTTCACTCGGGCAGCACTGAAAATCGAACTTCACCTATTCCGCAGGACCAGGGAACCGGTTGGTCATTCTCATTCCGTCCCTAACAGCTTTTCCAGTTGCTCGGCGGTGGCGGGCTTCATTCGGTAGCCCCAAACGGGGCTTCCGGGGATGCCATTGTCGTTGAGTAGTTTTGTGATCTCCGCGCTGAATACGGGGTTGCTCAGAGGATGCGGATCCGGGTACGCCTTTGATTCCGGATATTTGAATCCGAGAAATGCTTTTTCCCGAACTTCCAACACCTCGACGCCATAACCCTGCTTCACTGCTTCCGGGTAATGCCCTTTTGTGTAGGTGGTGATCTTGTCTTGAAGAGACGACCGTGCCAGGTGCGCCGATACAGCGTTAGCGACTGTGATGCCGGCAAAAACGACCACACCAACAAATGCTGCAATCAATGCAGTGGCTCCAAATCCAATCGCCCATCGCTTCCATCTCTCAAGGGTAATCTTGGCGGCAAGAGTCACGATAATGCTCGCGACAATCGAGGCGGAAACACTGAGCCAAAATTCAGAATAAGTCATGAATAATAGAAGTGGGATTTTTATGAAATTTCGCCTGAAAATCTAACACATTCAAATGCGTCAAAGATCTTGTTTCCCATTTCTGGCGAGTAGTCGCGTTTCTTGCCTTCACTCGGGTGCTGTGGTCCAGTAGGCTCGGCGTTCACTGCACCCGCCGCTTTGATCAATGAGGTGTCGCGACGTGCCAAATGAAGCGGCAACAGTGGATTACGCTAGTATCCGATAATCGGATTAAGCGGATACCCTGCGACGACATTCGTCATCACCTGATGCCAGGTTGAAACCGGCTATGTCCGCGACGATCTGGCGGCGAGCTTTCCCTGTCAGCAGCAGAAGAAAATACCGCCATGGCCGGAGTAGGGTAAGCGCTACAAAAAGGATAAATTGCCCCAGCGTATCGCCGAGCAACGCGAGGAGGTCCGATTGAGGCAGAGAGCATGCTCGAACAATTCGCATCGGGGAGTCAGGAATGGAAAGGCAACAAAAGCCGGCGAGCGAGTCCTTGCGCCAGAATTACAGCGGAGTCACGACGCGCCGCGAAGCCCGTGGCAGCGTCATCGACGATCGTCGTCCGGCGTCGAAGTCGCACGCGAAGATGCGTGAAATGATCGATACCAGCCCGCGGATTGTTGCCCAACAAAAAGTTATCAGCGGACCACGTGCGACAGCTGCGTCGTCAAATGCGGTCGTGCAAGGGGTGTTCGAAGTCGGTGCGCAGACCTACAACACGAAGAAGGGAAAGAGAACTAACGCGCTGATCCAAACCTTGCGTTCAGACGCCCGCGCGAACCGGCTGAAACGAGGCTGGGTATTACATTTGAGAGGGTTGGCGCGAGAGGCGCATGACCACGGAAATTTTGCATCGACCGATGACGTCATCTCGTATCTGGAGACAAAATTCAAGAAAACACCTCGCGGCAAACTGAAGCGCCCAACGTTCTCTGCCGAAGCCTATCGCCTGGCCAAAGCAACCGAGTCGGTCAAGCGCGGCGAGGATATGAGCGATATCAGTCTCAGCGACAACAATCTCGCCGTGCTCCATCGGATGCCGTTCGCCGATATAAGGCGAAATCTGCTTCGCTTTGTCAAGAAGGAAGAAACTGCCGCGGATCTGATTCGTTGGACGGACCGGCTTGTTGTAGCCACTCGACTGCGCGCAACAGCCAACATACTTAATGACAGTGAGGAGCTTCTGTTTTCAGATTACGCAAAGACCGTCGAAGATCAGATAAAAAAATTCCAAGCCGAGCGTGCACGCATTATCAAAGTATGGGCGAAACCGAATGGCGCCAGTCAAACAGAGGGCGAGGTAGAGTTACTCCTGGGAATGTTGAACAACATGCACGGGAATATTCCGGATCTTGGCCGCCACAACGGGCTGAATATCCAGGTCTCAAATCGCGGCCATCCACACTTCTACAAGAACGGCTCGATGTCGCCCGGAACGGCCGCGTTGTTCGCCATGTCGCCGGATCGTTTCGAGCGTGGCATCGCCGTCACCAAGGACGAGAAACACTACGCGACTACCGATGGGATGAGGGTGCCGGTGGCAGCGGCCGCAACGGCGCACAAGCTATCGGCGACGACCATCTCCTCTTCGACCTTGCTTACGCCAAACAGAGGCACCAGTTCCTCGACCTCTTCACGCGCGCCCGACGATGACACCGATGAGGACTCATCATCTTCTGCTGGGCTCCAAACCACGGACGATGAAGACGACGATGACTCCGGTACTGACACAGTTGCGGGTTCGGACAGTAAGCGTATGGCCAATGACCCCGATACTGACTCGGATTCGGGGTCGGGGTCGGACAGTAAGCGCCCGGCCGATGACTCCGATACTGACTCGGATGCGGGTTCCGACAGTAAGCGCCCGGTCAGGTCTGGCCCGAAAGGCACCAAAAAAGACAAATGAAAAGTTCCGTAAAGGCAAACCACTCATGGCGTTTTTTGGACGAGCGCGCCATTCATACGAGCTTGTGCTACAGTTCCGCAGCAAAAATCAAAAAGCAAATACAGCGGGCATAGAAATAACGCTCGGGAATCCTGATCACCGCGTTTCGCCTTACGAAGCGATGTAGGGAAATTTCCGACAGGATAGTTCCAGTAGTCGAAAGTGTTGTACCTAATCAGATTTTGCAACCACATTGCGAAAGGGTATCGGGGAACCATGATTAACGCTGCTGTGAGCCACCTGACGGCTCGGCTCAACGAGTATCTCAAGCAAGCCTACGCGCTCACCGACGACATCGTGACGATGTCCGGTCTGGTAGACATCAACGGGCATTCTGTCGCGAATACAAACAACCGTTTGGTGGTGATCCTCACCCACATCGAACGGGATACCGGACCGGTGCGCAAGGGTATTCCCGGAGACGCAGGCGCTTCGCATGTGTCGCTCGGCGTCGCGCCGCTCTATCTGAACCTCTACGTGATGGTGGCCGCCAATTTCACCGGCGGCAATTACGAAGACGCCCTGAAGCTTATCTCCGGCGCCATTGCCTTCTTCCAACGCCATCCGGTTTTCGACCATCGCTCCTCGCCGTCGCTCGACCCGCGTATCGACCGGCTGGTGCTCGAGATCGAGAACCTGAATATCCGCGAACTCAGCAACCTCTGGACGATGCTGGGTGGCAAGTATCTGCCCTCGGTGCTGTACAAGGTGCGACTGATGGCGCCGGACAGCGACGACATCACCGGCACCGTGCCGACCGTGCGCACGCCGCAGCCGGCGCTCAGCCACTGAGCGGGCCCGCGGGCATGGCTACGTCTGCTGCCGCGATGGGGGGGCCGGGCTACACACGGCTATTCACCGTCGACATCACTCACGCGTACTGGCCGACGCCGCACGTGTGGCTGCGTCATGCCGCCACGCCCGCGACGACGGAATGGATGCGCCGCCGCGACTTGCTGGTCCGCCCGCACCGGCAGGGCGTTGCGGTATTTTGCGCAGCGAACCGGCGCGACGTGCTGCTTCAGGGCATCAAGGCCGGCGATGCGGTGGCGACGTTCAAGTGGTATGCCAGCGACACGGATTTCCCTCTCTACACGCATCCCGCATCGTCCGACAGGTCGTCGGTCTACTTCGTCCGAAGCGGCGCGAGCGTGGCTGTCGAAGGGCCGACACCGCTGCGCCGTCTGCACGCGGATGCGTGCCTGGGCGCCACCGACGCCATGTCTGTCGACGCCCCGGAACTCATATCCCACCTTGAGCGCACCGACCGCGTGAGCCCTCCGGTGCTCGTGGCGCAAATCGATCTCGCCGATCACGTCGTCGGAGCTGACGCCGCAGGCGTCGACTACGTCGCGACCTTCGCCGCACGCGCCAGTTGCTGGCGCTACTACTACGTGTGTACGCAGGACAGCGGCGCGCTGAGCATCGTCGACCTGGACGAGAAGGTGAGCTTCGTCACCGCCGGCAGCGAGGTGCGCCCGGGCGGGCGTCAGGCGGTGATCTTCGAGAGCGAGCAGGAGATTGCAATGCAGCAGCAATACCCGCAGCGATTTCAGTTGCGGGAACGGGGCCGGTCGGGTGAACGCGTGTTGATCCGGAGACTGCCCAATGCCGACATCGGCAGCCTGACGCAGAAGACGCCGAAGGTGCAGAAACCGCAGGAAGCTGAGCAAGCGGCGCAAAGCCGGGCAGTACTGGTATCCGAGATCTACATCAATTGACATCGATGACCGAGGTGAACTCATGGCGCAATACAAAACACCAGGCGTATACGTAGTCGAGCAAAACGCGTTTCCCAATTCCGTGGTCGAAGTCGCCACGGCGGTGCCCGCGTTCATCGGCTACACGCAATTCGCCGACAACAAGGGCACGCCGCTCGCGGGTACGCCGTGGCGTATCAGCTCGATGGCCGAATTCCTCATGTACTTCGGTGGACCGCCGCCGACCACGTATTCGCTCGACGCGGTCGCCACCGATAAGGCCACCGACAAGGCTGCCGAAAAACCTGCGGGCGACGCGCCGGCCGATGGCGGTGGCGACGCCGCCCCTCCTGCGCGTCCCGTTGTTCCCGATCTCTTCATCGGCGCCGTGGGCGCGCGCAAGCCGTTCAAGTTCACGCCGCAAACGAAGGAATACCTGCTGTACTACAGCATGCTGTTCTTCTTCCAGAATGGCGGCGGTCCATGCTACATCGTGTCGGTCGGCACGTACGCGGACGGCGACGTCGATTCGGCCAAGCTGACTGCGGGCATCGACGCGCTCGTCAAGGAGCAGGAGCCGACAATGGTGCTCGTGCCGGACGCCGTGCGTCTGTCGAGTCAGGATTGCGCCAAGGTGCAGACCCACATGCTCCAGCATTGCGGCTACACCATGCGCAACCGCTTCGCCATCCTCGACGTGTTCGACGGCATGTGGGATCGCCAGGCCCCGGGCGGCGACTGCATCACGAACTTCCGCAACGACGTCGGCACGTCGTTCCTCGATTTCGGGGCGGCTTACTATCCGTGGGTCAATACGTCGATCGTCACGGATAAGGATCTCGACTTCACGAAGATCTCCAACGTGGCGCAATTGCAGACGCTGATCACCGCGGAACTTGACGCAGTGATCAATCCGCCGGCGACGGCGTCGCCCGCCGACAAGGCGAAGGCCGCGCAGGTCAAGGAAGTTGTCGCCAAGCTGACCGGCGGTGCACCTGCGGCCAAGGCCGACGCCCCTGCCGCCGATGCAGGCGCCGATGCAGCGAAAGCCGCCGGTGGCGATACCAACGCCGCCGCCCCGATGTCGACGGACGACATCGCCACGCTGCACAAGACACTGAGCGTTATCAGCAATGTCTACGTGCAGGTGCTTCAGGCGCTCCAGAAGAAAATCAACCTGATGCCGCCCGCCGCAGGCATGGCCGGGCTGTACACGCTCGTCGACAACACGCGCGGCGTGTGGAAGGCGCCGGCGAACATCAGCCTGAACGGCGTCGTGTCGCCGAGCGTGAACATTTCCAACGCCGATCAGGAAGACCTTAACGTGCCGACCTCCGGCAAGTCCGTCAATGCGATCCGCAGTTTCATCGGCGAAGGCGTGCTGGTCTGGGGCGCGCGCACGCTCGACGGCAACAGTCTCGATTGGCGCTACCTGAGCGTGCGTCGCACGATGATCATGATCGAAGAGTCGCTGCGTCTGGCCTGCAAGGCGTATGTGTTCGAACCGAACACCGCCAACACGTGGGTGACGATCAAGAGCATGGTGCGCAACTTCCTCACCAGCGTGTGGAAGCGCGGCGGACTCGCCGGTGCAAGTCCGGAAGATGCCTTCCAGGTCTTCGTGGGACTGGGCGAGACGATGACTGGCGAGGACATTCTCGAAGGCATGCTCAAGGTGACGGTGCTGGTGGCGGTGAGCCGTCCGGCCGAGTTCATCGAGTTGACGTTCCAGCAACAGATGCAGAAATCCTGAGTCCGCTCGGGCGCGATCCGCCTGGGCCGTGCGGCACGCGAGCGCAATATCGTGCAACCGTGCGGTCCGGCATTTTCCGCATGCATTCAATAGACGAGGTGTGTGATGGCAGACGATGGTTCGAAACAATCCACCACGGTTTGGCCCCTTCCCAAGTTCTACTTTCAGGTGAAGTGGGATTCGCAGGTCATG
The Pandoraea pulmonicola DNA segment above includes these coding regions:
- a CDS encoding DUF4255 domain-containing protein, whose protein sequence is MINAAVSHLTARLNEYLKQAYALTDDIVTMSGLVDINGHSVANTNNRLVVILTHIERDTGPVRKGIPGDAGASHVSLGVAPLYLNLYVMVAANFTGGNYEDALKLISGAIAFFQRHPVFDHRSSPSLDPRIDRLVLEIENLNIRELSNLWTMLGGKYLPSVLYKVRLMAPDSDDITGTVPTVRTPQPALSH
- a CDS encoding phage tail sheath family protein, which produces MAQYKTPGVYVVEQNAFPNSVVEVATAVPAFIGYTQFADNKGTPLAGTPWRISSMAEFLMYFGGPPPTTYSLDAVATDKATDKAAEKPAGDAPADGGGDAAPPARPVVPDLFIGAVGARKPFKFTPQTKEYLLYYSMLFFFQNGGGPCYIVSVGTYADGDVDSAKLTAGIDALVKEQEPTMVLVPDAVRLSSQDCAKVQTHMLQHCGYTMRNRFAILDVFDGMWDRQAPGGDCITNFRNDVGTSFLDFGAAYYPWVNTSIVTDKDLDFTKISNVAQLQTLITAELDAVINPPATASPADKAKAAQVKEVVAKLTGGAPAAKADAPAADAGADAAKAAGGDTNAAAPMSTDDIATLHKTLSVISNVYVQVLQALQKKINLMPPAAGMAGLYTLVDNTRGVWKAPANISLNGVVSPSVNISNADQEDLNVPTSGKSVNAIRSFIGEGVLVWGARTLDGNSLDWRYLSVRRTMIMIEESLRLACKAYVFEPNTANTWVTIKSMVRNFLTSVWKRGGLAGASPEDAFQVFVGLGETMTGEDILEGMLKVTVLVAVSRPAEFIELTFQQQMQKS
- a CDS encoding CS1-pili formation C-terminal domain-containing protein encodes the protein MAKVNRAAFCRAACVALGLALQFEACANIDAKQRGTELLTQAENLPTDFAEHFFDVPLMVSVDYNGRPAGSATITLSREGEVHLIELERQEHGATSGDADREKIMQLLKGPRTLGACEENCSDLLAIHYNLQDSVLSIVTSQAEQNGAKQKYHARPQGNSNGLIVNNFLNAVGGNGQGVTGRYSVDALGSIGQWGFSGSLLTGLSGGKHSDQQAYAIPSLYVQREFEGQFFRAGVFVPDLASGVRTPRTPGGLAATTLGVLYGTSDTLVIDGQRPSLYPVYVTANRPSVVEILRDRVLIFAQPVQPGLQVVDTYSLPGGIYEVEVRIVEDGKVVSSQQELIYKPNNWRDPTQPWRYALFAGQERDIVRDTASHALSAGAAVNYLATPRVVLGATAQRGGGANVFGISIDWQISELARCYGNVFRSSKHGMGGDIQLLFPYRSGSLSLSHNRSWQHASKRNRSQPGTVHDTALTWSHRLSPTSSLTSRATFSRGRSRGFGGELSLSHRHAVFGVDCTWRVSLFDRPNSSSAPSRNRGAELGLSIYLSKDRNNYNASLGVSDGGEGRNQFASMGVRRELDGGFFTSVGANASIDRLGFGLGGTTQFQHEFVRGDAYASRSSNGGEAGGGINISSTVVASPDAIGVSGLSNLATSQAAMIVDVETESRDIKLHARNMNGTVIDMTRGRNIFPVSAFEKGSIQYYFDQTSAPAASLQPTTSSYHVNKGGVAYQKVRVMKTVTVMGRLVTHDRAPVRAVRVASDVGRAVTEADGFFAIEASERTPHITVERGGARLCELALDTNAYLREGDSLIVGDLVCAESLSATTSEGHDNG